A genome region from Arthrobacter sp. V1I9 includes the following:
- a CDS encoding beta-propeller fold lactonase family protein, producing the protein MTSAAPHPLIWTGTYTPDGGGRAEGIGALSAQPDGSLEWLGTAAKTDSPSFVAIHPTVPVVYAVAEQRKMVRAFRRTGAHGLEPLGDPQPSGEATCHVAVDPQGRFLTAACWGDGQVLLYELDPDGGITARFPALPSVDPHASQTPGEPRQSRAHASLMLQDGRIMTTDLGHDTLRIWEYVPGSGLIADHEVALPFGSGPRHLVQHASGNVFVVSEYSIEVFVVRPEAGTFELVFRGPATSGGSLPDDSAAEISLGEGGRHVYVGVRGSNLVSVLEVGAAGTELVPAGDFPSGGDWPRHHLVSGRWLHVAHERSDNIATFELDPVTGLPGPVVHNLETPSPTALVPGGYAPAHAL; encoded by the coding sequence ATGACTTCCGCTGCCCCGCACCCACTGATCTGGACCGGCACCTACACGCCCGACGGCGGCGGACGCGCGGAGGGAATCGGCGCACTGTCCGCACAACCTGACGGCTCGCTCGAATGGTTGGGCACGGCGGCCAAGACTGATTCGCCGTCGTTCGTTGCCATCCACCCCACCGTGCCCGTGGTGTATGCAGTGGCCGAGCAACGCAAGATGGTCCGGGCCTTTCGGCGCACGGGTGCTCATGGGCTGGAGCCTCTCGGCGATCCGCAACCCTCGGGAGAAGCCACCTGCCACGTGGCGGTGGACCCGCAGGGCCGCTTCCTCACCGCCGCATGCTGGGGCGACGGCCAGGTCCTGCTTTACGAACTGGATCCCGACGGGGGCATCACTGCACGGTTTCCCGCGCTGCCATCGGTAGACCCGCACGCCAGCCAGACTCCGGGTGAGCCCCGGCAGAGCCGCGCCCACGCGAGCCTGATGCTGCAGGACGGGCGCATCATGACGACGGACCTGGGCCACGACACCCTCCGGATCTGGGAGTACGTGCCCGGGTCGGGCCTGATTGCCGACCATGAGGTGGCCCTCCCCTTCGGGTCCGGTCCACGCCACTTGGTACAGCACGCCAGCGGAAACGTCTTTGTGGTTTCCGAATACTCGATTGAGGTCTTCGTCGTCAGGCCGGAAGCCGGTACGTTCGAGCTTGTTTTCCGGGGACCGGCCACTTCCGGTGGCAGCCTGCCGGACGACTCAGCTGCGGAAATCAGCCTCGGTGAAGGGGGCAGGCACGTGTACGTGGGCGTGCGCGGCTCCAACCTGGTAAGCGTGCTGGAGGTCGGAGCCGCCGGCACGGAACTCGTGCCGGCCGGGGACTTCCCCAGCGGAGGGGACTGGCCGCGGCATCACCTGGTCAGTGGCCGGTGGCTGCACGTGGCCCACGAGCGGTCGGACAACATAGCAACGTTTGAGCTGGACCCCGTCACGGGCCTACCCGGCCCGGTGGTTCACAACCTTGAAACGCCCTCCCCCACAGCCTTGGTCCCCGGAGGATACGCCCCGGCACACGCCCTATAG
- a CDS encoding putative protein N(5)-glutamine methyltransferase, whose protein sequence is MPAPESLASPGFADLVPLLRAAGCVFAEDEAQVLLSEACGAAELYEWVERRISGEPLEWIVGWAEFCGLRIAVDQGVFVPRRRTELLVSQAASLLREVVGAADLPASGTLVDLCCGSGAVGVAVVSHGSVGELHSADIDPIAVECARRNLAAVGGHVHQGDLYAALPARLKKQVQLIVVNAPYVPTAVLPTMPPEARIHEPPRCLDGGADGLNLHRRVIREAPEWLDANGYLVIETSERQAAGTAALMAAAGLAARIVHSEELDGTVVVGSPQCW, encoded by the coding sequence ATGCCGGCTCCTGAATCACTTGCTTCTCCCGGTTTTGCCGACCTTGTGCCCCTGCTGAGGGCAGCCGGCTGCGTGTTCGCCGAAGATGAAGCACAGGTGCTCTTGTCCGAAGCTTGTGGTGCCGCTGAGCTTTACGAGTGGGTGGAACGCCGGATTTCCGGCGAGCCGCTCGAATGGATCGTTGGCTGGGCGGAGTTCTGTGGACTTCGCATAGCCGTGGACCAAGGTGTTTTTGTGCCGCGGCGCCGCACCGAATTGCTTGTTTCGCAAGCCGCTTCCCTGCTGCGGGAAGTGGTGGGGGCTGCTGACTTGCCGGCATCCGGCACCCTTGTGGATCTATGCTGCGGATCCGGGGCCGTGGGCGTCGCAGTAGTCTCCCATGGATCCGTGGGGGAACTTCACTCGGCCGATATCGACCCAATTGCGGTGGAGTGCGCCCGAAGGAACCTGGCAGCCGTAGGCGGCCACGTCCACCAAGGGGACTTATATGCAGCCCTTCCCGCCCGGCTCAAGAAGCAAGTACAGCTCATCGTGGTGAACGCTCCCTACGTGCCTACTGCCGTGCTGCCGACAATGCCGCCCGAAGCCAGAATCCACGAGCCGCCGCGTTGTCTGGATGGCGGAGCCGACGGATTGAACCTCCATCGTCGCGTCATTCGTGAAGCCCCGGAGTGGTTGGATGCCAACGGCTACCTTGTCATCGAGACCAGCGAACGCCAGGCCGCCGGAACTGCGGCCCTTATGGCTGCTGCGGGACTTGCCGCACGGATTGTCCACTCTGAAGAGCTGGACGGCACTGTGGTGGTAGGCAGCCCACAGTGCTGGTGA
- a CDS encoding HNH endonuclease signature motif containing protein, translated as MGDQRAEFGGSTAVLTRAETSPAHGPGAYDDGARPSSGPRLRVGPATPTPREVESAEAVPAEAETLAPATGPRAGAGAPVSLADIGRLLAVAAAAAPGLLASADYVEAADFAGQVEDLSRGVEYLQVLAAGAVDRTRTGAIAAADAARAGRSRTGKGWVTGWDNGVETLNETDAAWPSEAPAGPGGTATAGRDRVITSPADDGCASTAEFLRQRLRISKSEAHRRLAFAADILPATTLTGDTIPAPREHLAAALTPTPATNPDDTAPNSDPDTEDTAAACPVVSSRAGTIISLTLNRLQHLTTPEKLALIEENLTTTAATTDPDFLTRVARRWADTIDADGTEPSEEALRHTQGAFIRKPRHGLHHLEIFATTDQYEHLLTVMNTTTNPRTTPTSTSTATGTGTGTGTGTGHDGWAHGDPDLDRRTRPQKQLDGLIGAAKVALATNALPGTGGNRPQIIATINYQDLLPHPDNNPPGTGTGKGTGKGTGTGTGNFVFTGPAAPATLRKIACDADIIPAILGTHGELLDLGRKNRLFTPTQRLALTARDQGCTFPHCTIPAPWCEAHHITYWSHGGPTTINNGALLCTGHHHLIHKDQWTITTINGTPWYTPPKHIDPHQKPQQNTYFKPPPPPRE; from the coding sequence ATGGGGGATCAGCGTGCGGAGTTCGGCGGTTCCACTGCCGTGCTGACGCGGGCTGAAACCAGTCCCGCACATGGCCCTGGAGCGTACGACGACGGCGCTCGCCCCAGTTCCGGCCCTCGCCTTCGCGTCGGTCCCGCCACGCCCACACCTCGCGAAGTTGAGTCTGCCGAAGCTGTGCCGGCTGAAGCTGAGACCCTCGCCCCGGCTACCGGGCCGCGTGCCGGTGCCGGTGCCCCGGTCAGCCTGGCGGATATTGGCCGGCTCCTGGCTGTTGCCGCTGCTGCTGCCCCTGGTTTGCTGGCTTCGGCTGACTACGTGGAGGCCGCTGATTTCGCCGGGCAGGTTGAGGACCTCTCCCGGGGTGTGGAGTACCTGCAGGTCCTGGCCGCCGGCGCCGTGGACCGGACCCGAACAGGGGCCATCGCCGCCGCGGACGCCGCCCGGGCCGGCCGCTCCCGCACGGGCAAGGGCTGGGTCACCGGCTGGGACAACGGCGTGGAAACCCTGAACGAAACAGACGCAGCCTGGCCCAGTGAAGCACCTGCCGGCCCTGGCGGGACTGCGACGGCCGGTCGTGACCGGGTCATCACCTCCCCGGCCGATGACGGGTGCGCCAGCACCGCCGAGTTCCTCCGCCAACGGCTGCGTATAAGCAAGAGTGAAGCCCACCGCCGTCTGGCCTTCGCCGCGGACATCCTCCCCGCGACCACGCTCACCGGCGACACCATCCCGGCCCCGCGCGAACACCTCGCCGCCGCCCTCACCCCGACACCCGCCACAAACCCCGACGACACCGCCCCAAACTCTGACCCTGACACCGAGGACACGGCAGCCGCCTGCCCGGTCGTGTCATCCCGTGCCGGGACCATCATCAGCCTGACCCTGAACCGGCTTCAACACCTCACCACCCCGGAGAAACTCGCGCTGATCGAGGAGAACCTCACCACCACCGCCGCGACAACGGACCCGGACTTCCTCACCCGCGTCGCCCGCCGCTGGGCCGACACCATCGACGCCGACGGCACCGAACCCAGCGAAGAAGCCCTCCGCCACACCCAGGGCGCGTTCATCCGCAAACCCCGCCACGGCCTGCACCACCTCGAAATCTTCGCCACCACCGACCAGTACGAACACCTCCTCACCGTCATGAACACCACCACCAACCCCCGCACCACACCCACCAGCACCAGCACCGCGACTGGCACCGGCACCGGCACCGGCACCGGCACTGGACATGACGGTTGGGCTCACGGCGACCCTGACCTGGACCGCCGCACCCGGCCACAGAAACAACTCGACGGCCTCATCGGCGCCGCCAAGGTTGCCCTCGCCACCAACGCCCTGCCCGGCACCGGCGGCAACCGACCCCAAATCATCGCCACCATCAACTACCAGGACCTCCTCCCCCACCCCGACAACAACCCACCCGGCACCGGCACCGGCAAGGGCACAGGCAAGGGCACCGGCACCGGCACGGGGAACTTCGTCTTCACCGGACCCGCCGCCCCAGCGACCCTCCGCAAAATCGCCTGCGACGCCGACATCATCCCCGCCATCCTCGGCACCCACGGCGAACTACTCGACCTCGGCCGCAAAAACCGGCTCTTCACCCCCACCCAACGCCTCGCCCTCACCGCCCGCGACCAAGGCTGCACCTTCCCCCACTGCACCATCCCCGCCCCCTGGTGCGAAGCCCACCACATCACCTACTGGTCCCACGGCGGCCCCACCACCATCAACAACGGCGCACTCCTCTGCACCGGCCACCACCACCTGATCCACAAAGACCAATGGACCATCACCACCATCAACGGCACCCCCTGGTACACACCCCCAAAACACATCGACCCCCACCAAAAACCCCAACAAAACACCTACTTCAAACCACCCCCACCACCCCGGGAATGA
- a CDS encoding SDR family oxidoreductase codes for MGEGPVLVVGGTGMLGGQVVTELLNRGKQVRALVRSGSDASRLESAGVEVARGDMMDPESLRRAMAGVDAVVTTAAGYTRHRKGDTPETDTVGNANLAEAAKRAGVRRFVLTSILTCDQTPRVPHFWHKRLMEDRLQALDVPFVALRPGAFLDQVTRFGGDPVSKHKVMWLGSAGIPLTFALTPDVAGYLAVAVDAPGVEGQRIDIGWDRPIAMQEFADLAEQLTGEEVRVRPVPLRVLRMAGTLLGPVNPMAKDTAAMIAWFQTGRYVADTTRQREVFGTPPTAEDAVRRLVTSLGHAVRS; via the coding sequence ATGGGTGAGGGACCAGTACTGGTAGTAGGCGGCACCGGCATGCTGGGCGGCCAGGTGGTGACAGAGCTGCTGAACCGGGGAAAACAGGTGCGTGCCTTGGTACGCTCCGGCTCGGATGCTTCCCGCCTGGAGTCTGCGGGGGTGGAGGTTGCCCGCGGCGACATGATGGATCCGGAGTCGCTGCGGCGGGCCATGGCTGGGGTGGATGCAGTGGTCACCACCGCCGCCGGGTACACCCGCCACCGCAAGGGCGATACCCCGGAGACCGACACGGTAGGCAACGCGAACCTCGCTGAAGCTGCCAAACGCGCCGGGGTCCGCCGGTTTGTCCTCACCAGCATTTTGACGTGCGACCAGACGCCCCGCGTCCCGCATTTCTGGCATAAGAGGCTTATGGAAGACCGGCTCCAGGCATTGGACGTGCCGTTTGTCGCCTTGCGGCCAGGGGCTTTCCTGGACCAGGTGACCCGGTTCGGCGGAGACCCGGTCAGCAAACACAAGGTGATGTGGCTCGGCTCGGCCGGAATCCCGCTGACCTTTGCGCTCACGCCGGATGTCGCCGGATACCTGGCCGTCGCCGTGGATGCCCCGGGAGTGGAGGGCCAGCGCATCGATATCGGCTGGGACAGGCCCATCGCCATGCAGGAGTTTGCCGACCTCGCCGAGCAGTTGACTGGTGAGGAAGTCCGTGTCCGGCCCGTTCCCCTCCGTGTCCTGCGGATGGCCGGGACGCTGCTGGGGCCGGTCAACCCCATGGCCAAGGATACGGCTGCCATGATCGCGTGGTTCCAGACTGGCCGGTACGTGGCTGACACCACCCGGCAGCGGGAAGTGTTTGGGACGCCGCCCACCGCGGAGGACGCGGTACGGCGGCTGGTCACCAGCCTCGGGCACGCGGTCCGAAGCTAG
- a CDS encoding alpha-amylase family glycosyl hydrolase yields MGLNTTVRTTAARTAVALLAAAVAVSATAHPAQAAPGTKDPGAKNPTSASALHSLRTPVTDENFYFVMADRFSNGSTANDHGGLSHHPMVSGFDPTQKGFYNGGDLAGLLDKIDYIQGLGTTSIWLTPSFKNKAVQPEDKSAGYHGYWITDFTQIDPHLGTNAELKALIDEAHRRGMKVYFDIITNHTADVIGYDGAARRGYTSKDEVPYKTAGGEAFDDRDYAGSDSFPELDPATSFSYKPVLEPGEESLKVPDWLNDPSLYHNRGNTTFAGEAAYYGDFFGLDDLFTEHPTVVDGMKDIYKAWIKDFGVDGFRIDTMKHVNNEFWQDFGPDVLSYAKEQGKDEFFMFGEVFDTTKSFTSQFTTRNSMQAVLDFPFQDAARNFASKGQDATMLETFFAGDDWYTDADSNVYQLPTFLGNHDMGRIGSFIAADNPGSTDAEQVARDQLAHELMYFSRGNPVIYYGDEQGFTGPGGDQDARQTLFASQVKDYLNDDLLGTDATHATDNFNTTHPLYSKISQLASLTKEHPALRDGAHQHRYASDGQGIYAFSRTDAEDQREYVVALNNSEQAQTAEVPTYIAKRNYTRVYGEGADEAKTSADGKLSVTVPPLSAVIYQSSGRIPHSRAAPAVVLQAPAATQGDNGRLKVTADVDGSSFYEVTFEAKTAGGTWQPIGTDDTAPYQVFHDVAALDAGTAVDYRATVLDNGRHTATSPSRTAAVPAPILTLQKPVEGSNVEGPVELSATADPEKASHEVSFERSVAGGEWTPVGTDDSSPVYSVKDDLAGLADGDQVQYRATMEGPGYKVTSNVRTVTVGEAPQPRSVTAVGSFNQAMGCAAVWDPACTQAMMTLDPADKIWRLTVDLPAGRYEYKAALNGGWNANYGAGGEANGPNLVLDHPGGSVTFRYDNSTHVISAVYASEQPGAVSAPGSMNSELGCATDWEPTCDQAQLVLDPADLVWKLSVPDLPAGTYAFKAALDRSWGVSYGAGGASPGADIPFEHDGGAVTFRYDHYTHVLTAD; encoded by the coding sequence GTGGGGCTAAATACCACCGTCCGAACAACGGCAGCGCGTACTGCCGTTGCGCTGCTGGCAGCGGCCGTCGCCGTTTCGGCGACGGCCCATCCCGCCCAGGCTGCCCCGGGCACGAAGGATCCGGGTGCCAAAAACCCGACGTCGGCGTCGGCCCTTCACAGCCTGCGCACACCCGTGACGGACGAGAATTTCTACTTCGTGATGGCCGACCGGTTCAGCAACGGAAGCACGGCCAATGACCACGGCGGGTTAAGCCACCACCCCATGGTGTCCGGCTTCGATCCCACCCAAAAAGGCTTCTACAACGGCGGGGACCTCGCCGGCCTCCTCGACAAGATCGACTACATCCAGGGCCTGGGCACAACCTCCATCTGGCTCACCCCGAGCTTCAAAAACAAGGCCGTGCAGCCGGAGGACAAGTCCGCGGGATACCACGGCTACTGGATCACGGACTTCACGCAGATCGATCCCCACCTGGGCACTAATGCCGAACTCAAGGCCCTGATCGACGAGGCCCACCGCCGCGGCATGAAGGTGTACTTCGACATCATCACGAACCACACCGCGGACGTCATTGGCTATGACGGAGCCGCACGCAGGGGATACACCTCCAAGGACGAAGTGCCGTATAAGACCGCAGGGGGTGAGGCATTCGATGACCGGGACTATGCCGGTTCGGACAGTTTCCCGGAACTCGACCCCGCAACATCCTTCTCTTACAAGCCCGTCCTCGAACCGGGCGAAGAAAGCCTGAAGGTACCGGATTGGCTTAACGATCCCTCCCTCTATCACAACCGCGGTAACACCACCTTCGCGGGCGAGGCCGCTTACTACGGTGACTTCTTCGGCCTCGATGACCTTTTCACCGAGCATCCTACGGTGGTGGACGGAATGAAGGACATCTACAAGGCCTGGATCAAAGACTTCGGCGTGGACGGCTTCCGGATCGACACCATGAAGCACGTCAACAACGAGTTCTGGCAGGACTTCGGCCCGGACGTCCTCAGCTACGCCAAGGAACAGGGCAAAGACGAATTCTTTATGTTCGGCGAAGTCTTCGACACCACGAAGAGCTTTACCTCGCAGTTCACCACACGGAACAGCATGCAGGCAGTGCTGGACTTCCCGTTCCAGGATGCAGCCCGCAACTTCGCCTCCAAGGGCCAGGACGCCACCATGCTGGAAACCTTTTTCGCGGGTGACGACTGGTACACCGACGCCGATTCCAACGTCTACCAGCTGCCCACGTTCCTGGGGAACCATGACATGGGCCGCATCGGCAGCTTCATCGCCGCTGATAATCCCGGTTCCACGGACGCCGAGCAGGTGGCCCGCGATCAGCTGGCCCACGAGCTGATGTACTTTTCCCGCGGCAACCCGGTGATCTACTACGGCGACGAGCAGGGCTTCACCGGCCCTGGCGGGGACCAGGACGCCCGGCAGACGCTCTTCGCCAGCCAGGTGAAGGACTACCTGAACGACGACCTGCTGGGCACCGATGCAACCCATGCCACGGACAACTTCAACACCACGCACCCGCTGTACTCAAAGATCAGCCAGCTTGCCAGCCTGACCAAGGAGCATCCTGCCCTGCGCGACGGCGCCCACCAGCACCGCTACGCCTCCGACGGGCAAGGCATCTACGCCTTCTCCCGCACGGACGCCGAGGACCAGCGCGAGTACGTGGTGGCGCTGAACAACAGTGAGCAGGCACAGACCGCGGAGGTGCCCACCTACATCGCCAAGCGCAATTACACCCGCGTCTACGGCGAGGGCGCGGATGAGGCCAAGACCTCTGCTGACGGCAAGCTGTCCGTCACCGTCCCGCCGCTTTCCGCTGTCATCTACCAGTCGTCCGGCCGGATTCCGCACTCCCGGGCGGCGCCCGCCGTCGTCCTCCAGGCGCCCGCAGCGACGCAAGGTGACAACGGACGCCTTAAGGTGACGGCCGACGTCGACGGTTCCTCGTTCTACGAGGTCACCTTCGAAGCAAAGACGGCAGGCGGAACGTGGCAGCCTATCGGCACCGACGACACAGCGCCGTACCAGGTGTTCCACGACGTTGCGGCATTGGATGCCGGTACAGCCGTGGACTACCGCGCCACCGTGCTGGACAACGGACGGCACACCGCAACGTCACCTTCCCGCACCGCAGCGGTTCCGGCGCCGATCCTCACCCTGCAGAAGCCCGTCGAGGGCAGCAACGTGGAAGGCCCGGTGGAACTCAGCGCCACGGCGGACCCGGAAAAGGCCAGCCATGAGGTGTCTTTTGAGCGCAGCGTGGCCGGCGGCGAGTGGACGCCGGTGGGAACGGACGATTCGTCCCCGGTGTACTCGGTCAAGGACGACCTGGCCGGACTGGCGGACGGTGACCAGGTGCAGTACCGCGCCACCATGGAAGGCCCTGGCTACAAAGTCACCAGCAACGTCCGGACGGTAACCGTGGGCGAGGCACCGCAGCCTCGTTCGGTGACAGCAGTTGGGTCCTTCAACCAGGCGATGGGCTGCGCCGCCGTGTGGGATCCGGCCTGCACGCAGGCCATGATGACCCTGGATCCGGCGGACAAGATCTGGCGCCTTACTGTTGACCTTCCAGCCGGGCGGTACGAGTACAAGGCTGCACTCAACGGCGGCTGGAACGCGAACTACGGGGCCGGGGGCGAGGCCAATGGACCCAACCTCGTGCTGGACCACCCCGGCGGTTCAGTCACGTTCCGCTACGACAACAGCACGCACGTGATCAGCGCAGTGTATGCATCGGAGCAGCCGGGCGCAGTATCCGCCCCCGGGAGCATGAACAGCGAACTCGGCTGTGCAACGGACTGGGAGCCGACGTGCGACCAGGCTCAACTGGTGCTGGATCCGGCCGACCTCGTGTGGAAGCTGTCCGTACCGGACCTGCCCGCCGGCACCTACGCCTTCAAAGCCGCCCTGGACCGGTCCTGGGGCGTCAGCTACGGTGCGGGCGGGGCCAGCCCTGGTGCCGACATCCCGTTTGAGCACGACGGCGGAGCGGTCACCTTCCGCTACGACCACTACACGCACGTGCTAACGGCGGACTGA
- the malQ gene encoding 4-alpha-glucanotransferase: MTASDQQHPQGSQIPSDPPGFQPVVREAAAGTVDPHLLQQLADVHGVGTSFQGWDGLPHHVAEETLIKVLASLGVQAHTNELIEAALAEAELAPWRRMLPPAVVIQQGEPAQVPVHVRDGATAQVSILLEGGAGTRDAVHQDLRVQPRDVDGVSTGRATFALPQDLPLGWHTLHAESEGATASGTLVVVPARLTTAAPLEERRGWGLATQLYSVRSRRSWGIGDFSDLADLGALSAARGADYILVNPLHAAEPVPPVQPSPYSPSTRRFFNPLYIRVEAIPELAYLKPRKRAAVEKLHEEVAALNKEGARLDRDSVYAAKLQALEMLYHTRRSPARQAAFDEFCRISGQGLDDFALWSAIREDLPAGDPFWSDPAGALGTPQTEALREKLQDRIGFYRWLQWICDEQLENAQQAALRSGMRLGVVHDLAVGVDHSSADAWTLRDVLAPGTSVGAPPDMYNQQGQDWGQPPWHPARLAEAGYIPFRDMLATVLRHAGGVRVDHILGLFRLWWIPSGNSPGDGAYVRYDHEALIGILALEAQRAGAVVIGEDLGTFEPWVRDYLAARGILGTSILWFEYDGDSPLAPEKYRTQALASVNTHDLPPTAGYLAGDHVALRSGLGLLERSEAEERAEHNASLEKMLALVRERGYLPEDVSGGPGASEERTIEALHLLLAQAPSVLLGVALVDAVGERRVQNQPGTTEALYPNWQVPLGGPDGKPVFLDDLPANARFNSLLAAVEEALRG; the protein is encoded by the coding sequence ATGACGGCTTCAGACCAGCAGCACCCACAGGGATCGCAGATACCCTCGGATCCGCCGGGCTTTCAACCCGTTGTCCGCGAAGCTGCTGCCGGGACCGTGGACCCGCACCTCCTTCAGCAACTGGCGGACGTCCACGGAGTGGGCACGTCCTTCCAGGGTTGGGACGGGCTGCCCCACCATGTTGCCGAAGAAACCCTGATCAAGGTGCTGGCCTCCCTGGGGGTGCAGGCCCACACCAATGAGCTCATCGAGGCGGCACTTGCGGAAGCGGAACTGGCTCCGTGGCGGCGGATGCTGCCTCCCGCCGTCGTGATCCAGCAGGGCGAGCCGGCGCAGGTCCCGGTCCATGTGCGCGACGGAGCCACCGCCCAGGTGAGCATCCTGCTTGAAGGCGGTGCGGGGACAAGGGATGCCGTTCACCAGGACCTCCGGGTGCAGCCCCGGGACGTCGACGGCGTATCAACCGGGCGTGCCACCTTCGCCCTTCCGCAGGACCTGCCGCTGGGCTGGCACACGCTGCACGCGGAATCAGAAGGTGCCACCGCTTCCGGCACCCTCGTGGTGGTGCCCGCGCGCCTGACTACCGCCGCGCCACTGGAAGAGCGCCGCGGCTGGGGGCTGGCCACCCAGCTGTACTCCGTGCGCTCAAGGCGGTCATGGGGAATCGGTGATTTTTCCGACCTGGCTGACCTTGGCGCGCTGAGCGCAGCCCGCGGGGCTGACTACATTTTGGTCAATCCGCTCCACGCCGCCGAGCCGGTTCCGCCTGTGCAGCCCTCGCCGTACTCGCCGTCCACCCGGCGGTTCTTCAACCCGTTATATATCCGCGTCGAGGCAATACCCGAGCTGGCGTACCTCAAGCCGCGCAAGCGTGCCGCCGTGGAGAAGCTTCACGAGGAAGTAGCTGCCCTGAACAAGGAGGGCGCCCGGCTGGACCGCGATTCGGTCTACGCCGCCAAGCTCCAGGCCCTGGAGATGCTCTATCACACGCGCCGGTCGCCGGCCCGGCAGGCGGCCTTCGATGAGTTTTGCCGCATCTCCGGCCAGGGGTTGGACGACTTTGCCCTGTGGTCCGCCATCCGCGAGGACCTGCCGGCCGGGGATCCCTTCTGGTCGGACCCGGCCGGCGCCCTTGGTACACCGCAGACCGAGGCGCTCAGGGAAAAGCTTCAGGACCGGATCGGGTTTTACCGTTGGCTGCAGTGGATTTGCGACGAACAGCTTGAAAACGCGCAGCAGGCTGCGTTGCGGTCCGGCATGCGGCTCGGCGTAGTCCACGACCTCGCCGTGGGGGTGGACCACAGCAGCGCCGACGCCTGGACACTCCGCGACGTGCTTGCTCCCGGCACCAGCGTCGGCGCCCCGCCGGACATGTACAACCAGCAGGGCCAGGACTGGGGCCAGCCGCCATGGCATCCGGCCCGGCTTGCAGAGGCCGGCTACATTCCATTCCGCGACATGCTGGCCACCGTGCTGCGGCATGCGGGAGGTGTACGCGTGGACCACATCCTGGGCCTGTTCCGGCTCTGGTGGATCCCGTCAGGTAATTCCCCGGGCGATGGCGCCTACGTGCGCTATGACCATGAAGCCCTGATCGGCATCCTCGCCCTCGAGGCGCAGCGTGCCGGCGCCGTGGTGATCGGCGAGGACCTCGGCACTTTCGAGCCCTGGGTCCGTGACTATCTCGCTGCCCGCGGCATCCTGGGGACGTCCATCCTTTGGTTCGAGTACGACGGCGATTCGCCCCTTGCGCCCGAAAAGTACCGCACGCAGGCACTTGCCAGCGTGAACACCCACGACCTTCCACCCACCGCCGGGTACCTTGCCGGCGACCATGTGGCGCTGCGTAGCGGCCTCGGCCTCCTTGAGCGTTCCGAGGCGGAGGAACGGGCCGAGCACAACGCCTCGCTGGAGAAGATGCTGGCCCTGGTGCGCGAGCGCGGCTACCTGCCCGAGGATGTTTCCGGTGGTCCGGGGGCCAGTGAAGAACGGACCATCGAGGCCCTGCACCTGCTGCTGGCGCAGGCGCCGTCGGTGCTGCTTGGGGTCGCCCTGGTTGACGCAGTGGGGGAGCGACGGGTCCAGAACCAGCCCGGCACCACCGAAGCGCTGTACCCGAACTGGCAGGTTCCGTTGGGCGGGCCGGACGGCAAGCCGGTGTTCCTGGATGATCTTCCCGCCAATGCACGGTTCAACTCGCTGCTGGCGGCGGTGGAGGAGGCCCTGCGCGGGTAA